Proteins encoded by one window of Bos indicus x Bos taurus breed Angus x Brahman F1 hybrid chromosome 12, Bos_hybrid_MaternalHap_v2.0, whole genome shotgun sequence:
- the CCNA1 gene encoding cyclin-A1 translates to MHLSSSKSGVVLAPVSRGPDACQMITRGQLGQDPPQRTVLGVLTENGQYRRTCGQELTTLRCFSGSENVYPPAGKKALSDSRVQAPAKQGFDIYMDEPEQGNRDSCPGRKGMALEDAYEVDTSALKSDLHFLLDFNTVSPMLVDSSLHSQSEDASDFGTDVINVTEYAEEIHQYLREAEIRHRPKAHYMRKQPDITESMRTILVDWLAEVGEEYKLRAETLYLAVNFLDRFLSCMSVLRGKLQLVGTAAILLASKYEEIYPPEVDEFVYITDDTYTKRQLLRMEHLLLKVLAFDLTVPTTNQFLLQYLRRQGVCIRTENLAKYVAELSLLEADPFLKYLPSLIAAAAYCLANYTVNRHFWPETLATFTGYSLTEIVPCLSELHKTCLSIPHRPQQAIREKYKASKYMHVSLMEPPMVLPLQ, encoded by the exons ATGCATCTCAGCAGCTCCAAGAGTGGAGTAGTGCTGGCTCCAGTGTCCCGAGGTCCTGATGCCTGTCAGATGATAACCAGAGGCCAGTTGGGCCAGGATCCGCCACAAAGAACAGTACTAGGAGTGCTAACTGAGAATGGGCAGTACCGGAGGACCTGTGGCCAG GAGCTCACCACACTCAGGTGTTTCTCTGGATCAGAAAATGTCTACCCTCCAGCTGGAAAGAAAGCGCTGTCTGACAGTAGGGTTCAGGCACCTGCCAAGCAAGGATTTGACATCTACATGGATGAGCCTGAACAGGGGAACAGAGATAGCTGCCCAGGGCGAAAGGGGATGGCATTAGAGGATGCGTATGAAGTGGACACCAGCGCACTCAAGTCAGACCTTCACTTCCTGTTGGATTTTAACACAG TTTCCCCTATGCTGGTAGATTCATCTCTCCACTCTCAGTCTGAAGATGCATCAGATTTTGGTACAGATGTGATAAATGTGACTGAATATGCTGAAGAAATTCATCAGTACCTTAGAGAAGCTGAA ATCAGACACAGGCCCAAGGCACACTACATGAGGAAACAACCAGACATCACAGAAAGCATGCGGACCATTCTGGTGGACTGGCTGGCTGAGGTCGGAGAAGAGTACAAGCTCCGCGCAGAGACCCTCTACCTGGCTGTCAACTTCCTGGacaggtttctttcctgcatgTCTGTTCTTAGAGGGAAACTGCAGCTTGTAGGAACAGCAGCTATTCTCCTGGCTTC aaaatatgaagaaatatatcCACCCGAAGTAGATGAGTTTGTCTACATAACGGATGATACCTACACAAAACGACAACTGCTGAGAATGGAACACCTGCTGCTGAAGGTCCTGGCTTTTGATCTGACAGTGCCAACTACCAACCAGTTCCTCCTTCAGTACTTAAGGAGGCAAGGAGTGTGCATCAGGACTGAGAACCTGGCCAAG TATGTAGCAGAACTGAGTCTCCTTGAAGCTGACCCGTTCTTGAAATACCTTCCTTCACTGATAGCTGCAGCTGCTTATTGCCTGGCAAACTACACTGTGAACAGGCACTTCTGG CCAGAAACCCTCGCCACATTTACAGGCTATTCATTAACTGAAATCGTGCCTTGCCTGAGTGAGCTACATAAAACGTGCCTCAGTATACCCCATCGACCTCAGCAAGCAATCAGGGAGAAGTACAAGGCTTCAAA GTACATGCACGTGTCTCTCATGGAGCCACCCATGGTGCTTCCTCTGCAGTGA